From Selenomonas ruminantium AC2024, a single genomic window includes:
- a CDS encoding Nif11 family protein, producing the protein MAQQNVMKFIEMMQENEEVQAKLGQILEKNGTDEDVAAILALAEEKGIPFTVEEFMQEMKKLSCTELSFDDLACVVGGAGTQESPQNDEGDPVTTTVETIHEVTQHPKEVKKVAKTVKKAGGGIAHILTKLFGGGRYFAAGSLVATPDGSIPIENIHEGDEVLTLNSDGEKISGKVTKVHTPALQEIVTVRFTDGKVWQTTATQWYYCGNGQYNIAMNTQGNPAITLDGTATVEKATMTGKNEMVYDIEVDGINIMFINGVAAEGFSLH; encoded by the coding sequence ATGGCACAGCAAAATGTAATGAAATTCATAGAAATGATGCAGGAAAATGAAGAAGTTCAGGCAAAGCTCGGACAGATTCTGGAAAAGAATGGCACCGATGAGGATGTCGCTGCTATTCTTGCACTTGCTGAAGAAAAAGGCATTCCTTTTACCGTCGAAGAGTTCATGCAGGAAATGAAAAAACTTTCCTGTACCGAACTTTCCTTTGATGATTTGGCTTGCGTGGTCGGCGGAGCAGGTACGCAGGAATCGCCTCAAAATGACGAGGGCGATCCGGTAACGACCACGGTCGAGACCATCCACGAAGTCACGCAGCATCCCAAGGAAGTAAAAAAAGTTGCCAAAACCGTCAAAAAAGCTGGCGGCGGCATTGCCCATATCCTGACAAAATTGTTTGGCGGTGGACGCTACTTCGCTGCCGGTTCCCTGGTTGCCACCCCAGACGGCAGCATTCCCATTGAAAACATCCACGAGGGCGATGAAGTGCTGACGCTCAATTCTGACGGCGAAAAAATCAGCGGCAAGGTCACCAAGGTTCACACACCTGCCCTGCAGGAAATCGTAACCGTACGCTTTACCGATGGGAAAGTATGGCAGACCACGGCAACGCAGTGGTACTACTGCGGCAATGGCCAATACAACATCGCCATGAACACGCAGGGAAATCCTGCCATCACTCTGGATGGCACCGCGACAGTCGAAAAAGCCACCATGACGGGTAAAAATGAAATGGTCTACGATATTGAAGTAGACGGCATCAACATCATGTTCATCAACGGCGTTGCAGCTGAAGGATTTAGCCTGCACTGA
- the amrS gene encoding AmmeMemoRadiSam system radical SAM enzyme — protein MLTCQLCPHHCKLAEGQVGYCRTRRNDGSVVRSLSYGQVTSLALDPIEKKPLYHFYPGTVILSVGSFGCNMRCPFCQNYSISQDDGGEVQGYLAPEKLAELAVETQRKHGSIGVAFTYNEPLLSFEYLLDVAPLLRTAGEKVVLVSNGQIEAEPLRKLLPLLDAANIDLKAFNAATYQWMGGSLEAAQRTIQMMVEAGVHVEVTTLVIPGKNDGMEEFRAETEWLAGISPAIPLHLSRYFPRYQCAIEMTPLATLQQLQKVALERLQYVYLGNVR, from the coding sequence GTGTTGACATGTCAACTTTGTCCCCATCATTGCAAACTGGCGGAAGGGCAGGTAGGATATTGCCGGACCCGCCGCAATGATGGGAGCGTGGTGCGGAGTTTGAGTTATGGACAGGTGACTTCGCTGGCACTGGACCCTATAGAGAAGAAGCCCCTTTATCATTTTTATCCTGGCACGGTGATTTTGTCCGTGGGGAGTTTTGGCTGCAATATGCGCTGTCCCTTTTGTCAGAATTACAGCATATCGCAGGATGACGGGGGCGAGGTGCAGGGCTATCTGGCACCGGAAAAATTGGCGGAACTGGCGGTGGAAACGCAAAGGAAGCATGGCAGTATCGGCGTGGCTTTTACCTATAATGAACCGTTGCTGAGCTTCGAGTATTTACTGGATGTGGCGCCGCTTTTGCGGACGGCGGGGGAGAAGGTGGTATTGGTCAGCAATGGGCAGATTGAGGCGGAACCTCTACGCAAGTTATTGCCGCTGCTTGATGCCGCCAATATTGATTTGAAAGCCTTTAATGCGGCAACCTACCAATGGATGGGTGGCTCCTTGGAGGCGGCGCAGAGAACCATCCAGATGATGGTGGAGGCTGGTGTTCATGTGGAGGTTACCACGTTAGTCATTCCCGGCAAAAATGACGGCATGGAGGAATTCCGGGCAGAAACAGAGTGGTTGGCAGGGATAAGTCCTGCGATACCGCTGCATCTGTCCCGCTATTTCCCCCGCTATCAGTGTGCAATCGAAATGACGCCCCTGGCCACTTTGCAGCAGTTGCAAAAAGTGGCGCTGGAGCGTCTGCAGTATGTGTATTTGGGCAATGTCCGTTAG
- a CDS encoding type II asparaginase, whose product MKVRVTAILMTLAMLLVGVQCAFAAQAKPNIKILATGGTIAGSAASDTATTGYKAGALGIDVLINAVPEVKKYANVSGEQICSIDSKDMTNDVWLKLAKRCNELLARSDVDGIVITHGTDTLEETAYFLNLTVKSNKPVVITGAMRPATAISADGPMNLLNAVRVASDKKSAGRGVLVVLNDTINGARDVTKTHTTSVDTFKAPELGAFGYVNDGVPEFYRATTRLHTTKSEFAVGNLTKLPYVKVIYGTANDDALFVDAAIKGGVKGIIYAGTGNGSVHKDAEAALAKATAAGIVVVRSARVGNGSVIPAEQSYINYHFLDGDSLNPQKARILLQLALTKTKDLKAIQEMFHKY is encoded by the coding sequence GTGAAGGTAAGAGTAACCGCGATTCTTATGACCTTGGCAATGCTGCTGGTTGGGGTACAGTGTGCCTTTGCTGCGCAGGCAAAGCCGAACATCAAGATTCTGGCAACCGGTGGAACGATTGCCGGCAGTGCGGCATCTGACACGGCAACCACCGGCTATAAGGCTGGTGCTTTGGGCATTGATGTGCTGATTAATGCCGTTCCCGAAGTCAAGAAATATGCCAATGTATCCGGTGAACAGATTTGCAGCATCGACAGCAAGGACATGACTAATGATGTCTGGCTCAAACTGGCCAAACGCTGCAACGAATTGCTGGCCCGCAGTGATGTAGACGGTATCGTCATCACCCATGGTACGGATACGCTGGAAGAAACGGCTTATTTCCTGAACCTCACGGTTAAGAGCAATAAGCCTGTGGTCATCACCGGTGCTATGCGTCCGGCTACGGCTATCAGTGCTGATGGCCCGATGAATCTTCTGAATGCTGTCCGCGTGGCTTCTGATAAGAAGTCTGCAGGCCGTGGCGTACTGGTTGTACTCAACGACACCATCAATGGTGCCCGTGATGTGACTAAGACCCACACCACTTCCGTGGATACCTTTAAGGCTCCGGAACTCGGTGCTTTCGGTTATGTGAATGATGGCGTTCCAGAATTTTATCGTGCAACCACTCGTCTGCACACCACCAAGAGCGAATTTGCTGTTGGCAACCTCACGAAACTTCCCTATGTAAAGGTTATTTATGGCACGGCTAATGACGATGCTCTGTTCGTAGATGCAGCCATCAAAGGCGGCGTTAAGGGCATCATCTATGCCGGTACGGGCAATGGTTCCGTACACAAAGATGCAGAAGCAGCCTTGGCAAAAGCTACGGCTGCAGGTATTGTTGTAGTTCGCAGTGCCCGCGTAGGCAACGGCTCCGTCATTCCGGCTGAGCAGAGCTACATCAACTATCACTTCCTGGATGGTGATTCCCTGAATCCGCAGAAGGCTCGTATTCTTCTGCAGCTGGCCCTGACTAAAACGAAGGACCTCAAGGCTATTCAGGAGATGTTCCACAAGTACTAA
- a CDS encoding AraC family transcriptional regulator, with translation MSDYEKKGYLVSDFRVFRLKDAALKPIPFHYHDFHKIIMFLDGAVDYVIEGKTYHLAPRDIVFVTAGEIHRPVFTDEAKDYERIVIYVAPDFLRRWQEQDAEHTDLAQCFAYARENSSVMQQPPGTSHDLLFHMDKLEKTARGQGFANGLFTEIMFIEFMILLNRSLHEHELSGLTSASYDPKIQEILSYINAHLAEELSIDDLAARAYISKFYLMRKFKADTGYGIHQYIRSKRLLLARDLLKTDMSITNICEEVGFADYSTFSRAFKEMFKCAPRDYRKQ, from the coding sequence ATGAGCGATTACGAGAAGAAGGGCTATCTGGTCAGCGACTTTCGGGTATTCCGCCTGAAAGATGCTGCCTTAAAGCCCATTCCCTTCCATTATCACGATTTCCATAAAATCATTATGTTCCTCGACGGTGCTGTGGATTATGTCATCGAAGGCAAGACCTACCATCTGGCCCCACGGGACATCGTCTTTGTCACCGCCGGAGAAATCCACCGTCCTGTCTTTACCGACGAAGCGAAAGATTACGAGCGCATTGTCATCTACGTGGCACCGGATTTCCTGCGCCGCTGGCAGGAGCAGGATGCCGAGCATACCGACCTTGCCCAATGCTTTGCCTATGCCCGCGAAAACAGCAGCGTCATGCAGCAGCCCCCCGGCACGAGCCATGACCTGCTCTTTCATATGGACAAGCTCGAAAAAACAGCCCGCGGGCAGGGCTTTGCCAACGGACTGTTTACGGAAATCATGTTTATTGAGTTTATGATTCTGCTGAACCGTTCCCTGCATGAGCATGAACTCTCGGGTCTCACCAGTGCCAGCTACGACCCCAAGATTCAGGAAATTCTTTCCTATATCAATGCCCATCTGGCCGAGGAACTTTCCATTGACGATTTGGCGGCCAGGGCCTATATCAGCAAGTTCTACCTCATGCGCAAGTTCAAGGCCGATACCGGTTACGGCATCCACCAGTACATCCGCAGCAAACGGCTGCTTTTGGCCCGTGATTTGCTCAAGACCGATATGTCCATCACCAACATCTGCGAGGAAGTGGGCTTTGCCGACTACTCCACCTTCTCCCGGGCCTTCAAGGAAATGTTCAAATGCGCCCCGCGGGATTATCGGAAGCAGTAA